One window of the Equus caballus isolate H_3958 breed thoroughbred chromosome 2, TB-T2T, whole genome shotgun sequence genome contains the following:
- the ZMYND12 gene encoding zinc finger MYND domain-containing protein 12 isoform X5, with protein MPFYNSEEERKHGLQQLQQRQKHLIEFCYTVAQKYLFEGKHEDAVPAALHSLRFRMNVHGLSSVELVPAYLLLAEASLGLGRIVQAEEYLCQAQWTVLKSTECSYATHSLLHRNLGLLYMAKENYEEARYHLANDIYFASCAFGTEDIRTSGGYFHLANIFYGLKKLDRADTLYTKVSEIWNKYLNNHYQVLSQARIQQIDLLGKRFETDTGLDEAQEAEAIRILTSIWNIRESTSDTAPQKTIFVLKTLVMLYHLMMNSSKQTFTKHLLCTRAWSSSQPVGYNRGDREAQGTVGAQRRDSNPTWDGHKNMP; from the exons ATGCCCTTCTACAACTCGGAGGAAGAACGGAAGCACgggctgcagcagctgcagcagcggCAG AAGCATTTGATTGAGTTCTGCTACACCGTAGCCCAGAAATATCTCTTTGAAGGAAAACATGAAGATGCTGTCCCAGCAGCTTTGCATTCTCTTCGCTTCCGCATGAATGTGCATGGCCTGAGTTCAGTGGAGCTTGTGCCTGCTTACCTGCTGTTGGCCGAGGCGAGCCTTG GTCTGGGCCGGATTGTCCAGGCTGAGGAATATCTATGCCAAGCCCAGTGGACAGTCCTCAAGTCAACTGAATGCTCTTATGCCACCCACTCGTTACTGCATCGGAACCTGGGACTTCTCTATATGGCTAAGGAAAACTATGAGGAAGCCCGTTATCATCTGGCTAATGAT ATTTATTTTGCCAGTTGTGCATTTGGAACAGAGGACATCAGGACCTCAGGAGGCTATTTTCACCTAGCTAATATCTTCTATGGCCTTAAAAAGTTGGACCGGGCAGACACACTGTACACCAAG GTCTCTGAGATctggaataaatatttgaacaatCACTATCAAGTCCTCTCGCAGGCTCGCATCCAACAAATAGATTTACTGGGCAAACGATTTGAGACCGACACTGGCTTGG ATGAAGCCCAGGAAGCAGAAGCCATTCGGATCCTGACTTCAATCTGGAACATTCGAGAATCTACCTCTGACACAGCCCCCCAAAAAACTATCTTTGTTCTGAAAACCCTGGTCATGCTTTACCACCTGATGATGAATTCTTCAAAG cAAActtttactaagcacctactgtgtaccagggcCTGGAGTAGCTCACAGCCAGTGGGTTATAATAGAGGTGATAGAGAAGCCCAGGGCACTGTGGGAGCTCAAAGGAGAGACTCTAACCCCACCTGGGATGG